A region from the Pontixanthobacter aestiaquae genome encodes:
- a CDS encoding bifunctional phosphopantothenoylcysteine decarboxylase/phosphopantothenate synthase — protein sequence MSAGTVRKVLLVVGGGIAAYKSCELVRLIRKGGVEVTCVITKGGQQFVTPMSLAALSENPVYTTLWDLKNEAEMGHIQLSREADLVVVCPATADLMAKMATGIADDLATTLILATDKPVMAVPAMNVRMWEHDATQRNVAWLKQAGVHVVDPDVGAMACGEFGPGRLPDPEMIWLEIADLLGVDPGDVGAQEIGKFVEQAEPEPEPEPRGGLGGLLSSLIPRSTPKRTEDEIEAQWSEEQIQEEPGEVDDSAGPVLATKGRASSAPPTDPEATNHTVKTGAGEAAPEPLEGDEQPVAVGDDPLAGQPDFDENPEHRPLYGKHVLITAGPTREPIDPVRYIANRSSGKQGFAIAGAAAAAGARVTLVAGPVWLDTPPGVDRIDVESARDMADAVKKALPADAAIMVAAVSDWRSKDTSEEKIKKRGSAPPALMLTENPDILANTAAGGKRPGLLIGFAAETEDVIENAKAKRKRKGVDWIVANDVSWSDGKSVMGGADNRVHIVTANRVESLEEMPKADVARALIERVAEALEKEDDDD from the coding sequence ATGAGCGCGGGGACTGTCCGCAAGGTACTGCTCGTCGTGGGTGGGGGGATCGCGGCCTATAAGAGCTGCGAGCTGGTACGCCTGATCCGCAAGGGCGGCGTGGAAGTAACCTGCGTTATCACTAAAGGCGGCCAGCAATTTGTAACGCCGATGTCGCTCGCGGCGCTGAGCGAAAACCCGGTCTATACGACGTTGTGGGACCTCAAGAACGAAGCCGAGATGGGCCATATCCAGTTGAGCCGCGAGGCCGATCTGGTTGTCGTCTGCCCCGCCACCGCGGATCTCATGGCTAAGATGGCAACGGGCATTGCCGATGATCTCGCTACGACATTGATCCTTGCAACCGATAAGCCCGTCATGGCGGTCCCCGCTATGAATGTGCGGATGTGGGAGCATGATGCTACCCAGCGCAATGTTGCGTGGCTGAAGCAGGCCGGTGTCCACGTGGTCGATCCCGATGTCGGCGCGATGGCGTGCGGCGAGTTTGGCCCGGGCCGTTTGCCTGATCCGGAGATGATCTGGCTTGAAATCGCGGATTTGCTCGGTGTTGATCCAGGCGATGTCGGGGCACAGGAAATCGGCAAATTTGTCGAACAAGCGGAACCAGAGCCAGAGCCAGAGCCGAGAGGCGGTTTGGGCGGCCTGCTATCGTCGCTGATCCCGCGCAGTACGCCGAAGCGGACTGAAGATGAAATTGAAGCGCAATGGTCCGAAGAGCAGATTCAGGAAGAACCGGGCGAAGTCGATGACAGCGCTGGACCGGTTCTTGCAACGAAGGGCCGCGCATCATCTGCTCCGCCAACCGATCCGGAAGCGACCAATCATACGGTGAAGACCGGAGCGGGCGAGGCTGCGCCTGAGCCACTCGAAGGGGACGAGCAGCCGGTTGCTGTGGGCGATGATCCACTTGCAGGGCAGCCCGATTTCGATGAAAATCCCGAGCACCGTCCGCTGTACGGCAAGCATGTGTTGATCACCGCTGGGCCAACGCGCGAGCCGATTGATCCCGTCCGCTACATTGCCAATCGCTCTTCAGGCAAACAGGGCTTTGCGATCGCCGGGGCTGCTGCTGCGGCAGGGGCGCGGGTCACTTTGGTGGCTGGGCCCGTGTGGCTCGATACACCGCCCGGGGTTGACCGCATCGATGTCGAATCTGCGCGCGATATGGCCGATGCGGTGAAGAAAGCTCTGCCCGCTGATGCAGCGATTATGGTGGCGGCTGTGTCCGATTGGCGCAGCAAGGATACGTCCGAAGAAAAGATCAAGAAGCGAGGCTCTGCGCCGCCGGCACTGATGTTGACCGAGAACCCTGACATTCTCGCGAACACCGCGGCAGGCGGAAAGCGCCCCGGGCTACTGATCGGTTTTGCAGCCGAAACCGAGGACGTTATCGAGAACGCCAAAGCCAAGCGCAAACGCAAGGGCGTAGACTGGATTGTCGCCAATGATGTTTCGTGGAGTGATGGCAAGAGTGTGATGGGCGGCGCGGATAATCGTGTGCATATCGTCACCGCTAACCGTGTCGAAAGCCTCGAAGAAATGCCAAAAGCCGATGTGGCGCGCGCGCTGATAGAGCGCGTGGCCGAGGCTTTGGAAAAAGAGGATGACGATGACTAA
- the dapB gene encoding 4-hydroxy-tetrahydrodipicolinate reductase: MTTIGIIGSKGRMGRALQQAIADAGHEYAGGADEGDDVGALAAKADVLVDFSAPVALSANLDAAVSAGIPMVIGTTGLEASHHAAIDTAAQKTAILQTGNTSLGVTLLAHLVEEAAAKLGDDWDIEIVEMHHRMKVDAPSGTALLLGEAAANGRDIDLAAKSERGRDGQTGARERGAIGFASLRGGTVAGDHSVTFAGDEERITLTHNAENRMIFARGAVKAAEWLVGKDAGRYAMPDVLDL, from the coding sequence ATGACGACGATCGGAATAATCGGCAGCAAAGGCCGGATGGGCAGGGCTCTGCAACAAGCCATCGCGGATGCCGGGCATGAGTATGCAGGCGGCGCGGACGAGGGCGATGATGTGGGCGCGCTAGCTGCCAAGGCGGATGTGTTGGTCGATTTCTCCGCACCTGTCGCATTGTCAGCCAATCTGGACGCTGCCGTCAGCGCGGGTATTCCCATGGTCATCGGCACGACCGGGCTGGAAGCTTCGCACCATGCGGCCATCGATACCGCCGCGCAGAAAACCGCGATCCTGCAAACCGGCAATACTTCGCTGGGCGTCACACTGTTAGCCCATCTGGTCGAGGAAGCCGCAGCAAAACTTGGCGACGATTGGGATATCGAGATCGTCGAAATGCATCACCGGATGAAAGTCGATGCGCCTTCGGGTACCGCCCTGTTGCTGGGCGAAGCCGCCGCCAATGGCCGCGACATCGATCTGGCCGCAAAATCCGAGCGCGGCAGAGACGGACAGACCGGCGCGCGCGAACGCGGTGCCATCGGCTTTGCGTCCCTGCGCGGCGGCACCGTCGCAGGGGATCACAGCGTCACCTTTGCAGGCGACGAAGAACGTATCACTCTGACTCACAACGCCGAAAACCGCATGATCTTCGCGCGCGGCGCGGTGAAGGCCGCTGAGTGGCTCGTGGGCAAGGATGCGGGACGGTACGCGATGCCGGATGTTCTTGACCTGTGA
- the dut gene encoding dUTP diphosphatase, which produces MTNPVGVQVKRLPHGEGLELPAYATSGAAGMDVLSAEDVTLEPGMRHAVATGLSVAIPDGYEIQVRPRSGLAFKFGVTVPNTPGTIDSDYRGELKVLMINHGTDAFPIKRGDRVAQLVLAPVTQAQWHEVAELDDTERGAGGFGSTGR; this is translated from the coding sequence ATGACTAATCCGGTTGGGGTACAGGTAAAACGGCTCCCGCATGGCGAGGGACTCGAACTGCCCGCCTATGCGACCTCGGGCGCAGCGGGAATGGATGTTCTGTCTGCCGAGGACGTGACGCTTGAACCGGGTATGCGGCATGCTGTTGCGACGGGCCTGTCAGTGGCGATCCCCGATGGGTACGAGATCCAGGTCCGTCCTCGCTCCGGCCTCGCGTTCAAATTTGGCGTCACGGTACCCAACACGCCCGGCACAATCGATTCCGATTATCGCGGTGAGCTCAAAGTGCTGATGATCAATCACGGCACGGACGCATTCCCGATCAAACGCGGCGATCGCGTGGCGCAATTGGTGCTGGCACCGGTGACGCAGGCGCAGTGGCATGAGGTCGCCGAACTGGATGACACCGAACGCGGCGCTGGCGGCTTCGGGTCGACGGGGCGCTAA
- the rpsT gene encoding 30S ribosomal protein S20, which translates to MANTRQARKRIRRNDRRAEINGARMSRIRGFVKKVESAIEGGDKTVAAEALKVAQPELARGVARGVMHKNTAARKMSRLSKRVAAL; encoded by the coding sequence ATGGCCAATACTCGGCAAGCCCGTAAACGCATCCGTCGCAACGATCGCCGCGCTGAAATCAATGGCGCGCGCATGAGCCGCATCCGCGGTTTCGTGAAGAAAGTCGAAAGCGCCATCGAAGGCGGCGACAAGACAGTTGCAGCGGAAGCTCTTAAAGTCGCTCAGCCTGAGCTGGCGCGTGGTGTAGCCCGCGGCGTGATGCACAAAAACACTGCGGCACGCAAAATGTCGCGCCTCTCGAAGCGAGTAGCAGCCCTCTGA
- the dnaA gene encoding chromosomal replication initiator protein DnaA, which translates to MATKKDGTEDLEAVNLAADWSDISQGLRKDLGHQLHSQWIKPIQVGGFCKDTGTLDLYLPTEFSANWVQDRFADRLSLAWKIAKSDIRNVRIQVHPGRRKLPDMNLSGDYAGGPRAANDRGDSSMIAVAAGTIGEQGFTSSVGLDPSLTFAAFVTGETNILGCNAAQRMAATETPQFSPLYLKAATGQGKTHLMHAIGHAYLAAHPRSRIFYCSAERFMVEFVQALKQNQMIEFKARLRSFDLLLVDDIQFIIGKASAQEELLYTIDALLAEGKRLVFAADRAPQALDGVEPRLLSRLSMGLVADIAPADIELRRKILESKLTRFAPLEVPADVIEFLARTITRNVRELVGGLNKLIAYAQLTGQTVSLQLAEEQLTDILSANRRRITIDEIQRTVCQFYRIDRSEMSSKRRARAVVRPRQVAMYLSKVLTPRSYPEIGRKFGGRDHSTVIHAVRLIEDLRKRDADMDGDVRSLLRQLES; encoded by the coding sequence ATGGCAACGAAAAAGGATGGCACCGAAGATCTTGAAGCAGTGAACCTGGCTGCCGATTGGTCGGATATCAGCCAGGGATTGCGGAAGGATTTGGGGCACCAACTGCACAGCCAGTGGATCAAGCCGATTCAGGTTGGCGGCTTCTGCAAAGATACCGGCACTCTCGATCTTTATCTGCCAACCGAATTCTCCGCCAATTGGGTGCAGGACCGGTTCGCTGACCGTCTCTCGCTTGCCTGGAAAATCGCCAAGAGCGACATTCGCAATGTCCGCATTCAAGTTCACCCGGGCCGCCGCAAGCTGCCCGATATGAATCTGAGCGGCGATTATGCGGGCGGGCCCCGCGCAGCCAATGATCGCGGCGATTCGTCGATGATCGCTGTCGCTGCAGGCACAATCGGTGAGCAAGGCTTTACGTCTTCGGTGGGCCTCGACCCCTCGCTGACCTTTGCCGCCTTCGTAACTGGTGAGACCAATATTCTGGGCTGCAACGCTGCGCAGCGTATGGCCGCGACCGAGACGCCGCAATTCAGCCCGCTTTATCTCAAAGCTGCGACCGGTCAGGGCAAAACACATCTGATGCACGCCATCGGCCACGCCTATTTGGCCGCGCACCCGCGTTCACGCATTTTCTACTGCTCTGCCGAGCGGTTCATGGTCGAGTTCGTTCAGGCTCTGAAACAAAACCAGATGATCGAATTCAAAGCGCGGTTGCGCAGCTTCGATCTGCTGTTGGTCGATGATATCCAGTTTATCATCGGCAAGGCATCGGCTCAGGAAGAGCTGCTTTACACGATCGACGCGCTGCTGGCCGAGGGCAAACGCCTCGTCTTCGCTGCGGACCGTGCACCGCAGGCATTGGACGGTGTCGAGCCGCGTCTGCTCAGCCGCCTGTCGATGGGTCTGGTCGCGGACATCGCTCCTGCCGATATCGAATTGCGCCGCAAGATTCTCGAATCGAAACTCACGCGCTTTGCTCCGCTCGAAGTGCCCGCCGATGTGATCGAATTTCTGGCCCGCACTATCACCCGCAATGTGCGCGAGCTGGTTGGCGGTCTCAACAAACTGATCGCCTATGCGCAGCTGACCGGCCAGACCGTGTCACTGCAATTGGCCGAAGAACAATTGACCGATATTCTCTCGGCCAACCGCCGCCGGATTACGATTGATGAAATCCAGCGGACCGTATGCCAATTCTACCGGATCGACCGCAGCGAAATGAGCAGCAAACGCCGTGCGCGCGCTGTAGTTCGCCCGCGCCAGGTCGCGATGTATCTCTCCAAAGTACTGACACCGCGCAGCTACCCGGAGATTGGCCGCAAATTCGGTGGCCGCGACCACTCGACCGTTATCCACGCTGTCCGCCTGATAGAAGATCTGCGCAAACGTGATGCAGATATGGACGGCGATGTGCGGAGCCTGCTGCGGCAGCTGGAAAGCTGA
- a CDS encoding VOC family protein, giving the protein MKLGAFSISLAVKDIAASKAFYEQLGFEKFHGDESQNWVMLRNGETVIGLFQDMFPSNVLTFNPGWDQKAEILDSFDDIRVIQASLKEAGVNLDREADPCETGPAHIALTDPDGNSILIDQHV; this is encoded by the coding sequence ATGAAACTAGGTGCCTTTTCTATCAGCTTAGCCGTCAAGGATATCGCCGCTTCCAAAGCGTTTTACGAGCAGCTCGGCTTCGAGAAATTTCACGGCGACGAGAGTCAAAATTGGGTCATGCTGAGAAACGGGGAGACGGTGATTGGCCTTTTCCAAGACATGTTTCCGTCCAACGTCCTAACCTTCAACCCCGGTTGGGATCAAAAGGCCGAAATTCTCGATTCATTCGATGACATTCGCGTCATTCAGGCGTCGCTCAAGGAAGCGGGCGTCAATCTCGACAGGGAAGCCGATCCTTGCGAAACCGGTCCGGCGCATATCGCTTTGACTGATCCCGATGGAAATTCGATCCTGATCGATCAGCACGTCTAA
- the ubiB gene encoding 2-polyprenylphenol 6-hydroxylase, whose protein sequence is MTRPVTHIWRLLKWGRTLAKHGALRGIEADPNTPRPVKRLVRLARFGTFQPKTPDYASAFRAIGPAAIKLGQTLATRPDIVGEEAANNLLSLQDDLPPVDFAEIEASIASSFAQPIDTLFSSIDPEPIGAASIAQVHRAVTTDGKDVAVKVLRPGIREKFERDLQTYHWAAAHLEAMGGEAERLRPRLTIANFERWTNRELDLRREAASASELAETMRAIDGYEVPDIDWDRTNGRVLTVEWVDGVKISKRDELIAAGHDMDELANRLVLAFLTQAISGGFFHADMHQGNLFVKADGTIVAIDFGIMGRINRQARAWLAEILYGLTTGNYQRVAEIHFEAQYVPSYHDVGEFATALRAVGEPMRGKPVSELSVGQMLDGLFAITRDFDMQTQPHLLLLQKTMVMVEGIATQLNPEINMWDTSAPYVRSWIRDELGPEAAIADRIKEDTDTLMRIPALIRRIEDQFPPKGGAPEQAPLPDVPLMWEKRRSEGRSWLGYGLAALAGAGTIFGAMSAGWIG, encoded by the coding sequence GTGACTCGTCCGGTGACGCATATCTGGCGGCTTCTCAAATGGGGCCGGACTCTGGCGAAGCACGGCGCATTGCGCGGTATCGAGGCCGATCCCAACACGCCGCGCCCGGTCAAACGGCTTGTGCGGCTGGCGCGGTTCGGGACTTTCCAGCCCAAAACACCCGACTATGCCAGCGCCTTTCGTGCGATTGGTCCGGCGGCGATCAAGCTGGGTCAAACGCTGGCGACCCGGCCCGATATTGTCGGTGAAGAAGCCGCGAATAACCTGTTGTCTCTGCAGGATGATTTGCCGCCGGTGGATTTTGCGGAAATCGAAGCGAGCATAGCAAGCAGCTTCGCCCAGCCTATCGACACGCTGTTCAGCAGTATTGATCCCGAGCCCATCGGCGCGGCCTCCATCGCGCAGGTCCACCGCGCAGTGACGACCGATGGCAAGGATGTTGCGGTTAAAGTCCTGCGTCCTGGCATTCGCGAGAAATTCGAACGCGATTTGCAAACCTATCACTGGGCTGCAGCGCATCTGGAAGCGATGGGCGGTGAGGCAGAGCGTCTGCGCCCGCGGCTGACTATTGCCAATTTTGAGCGCTGGACCAATCGCGAACTTGATTTGCGGCGTGAGGCGGCCTCGGCCAGCGAGCTCGCCGAAACAATGCGCGCGATTGATGGTTATGAAGTGCCCGATATCGACTGGGACCGGACCAATGGCCGGGTGTTGACGGTTGAGTGGGTCGATGGCGTCAAGATAAGCAAGCGTGATGAATTGATCGCGGCGGGCCACGATATGGACGAGCTGGCCAACCGGCTGGTTTTGGCCTTCCTGACACAAGCCATCAGCGGCGGTTTCTTCCATGCGGATATGCACCAGGGCAATCTGTTCGTGAAAGCGGACGGTACGATTGTCGCGATTGATTTCGGGATTATGGGTCGGATCAACCGGCAGGCACGGGCCTGGCTTGCGGAGATTCTCTACGGACTAACCACCGGCAATTATCAGCGCGTCGCCGAGATCCACTTCGAGGCGCAATATGTGCCGAGCTATCACGATGTAGGCGAATTTGCGACGGCGCTGCGTGCGGTTGGCGAACCGATGCGCGGCAAACCGGTGAGTGAGCTCAGCGTCGGGCAGATGCTCGACGGTCTGTTCGCGATCACCCGTGATTTCGACATGCAGACGCAGCCGCATTTGCTGCTGCTGCAAAAGACCATGGTGATGGTTGAAGGGATCGCGACGCAGCTTAATCCCGAGATCAATATGTGGGATACCTCTGCGCCCTATGTCCGGTCATGGATCCGCGACGAGCTTGGACCGGAGGCCGCGATTGCCGACCGGATCAAGGAAGATACCGATACGCTGATGCGCATTCCCGCACTGATCCGCCGGATCGAGGATCAATTCCCGCCGAAAGGCGGCGCGCCGGAACAAGCGCCTTTGCCCGATGTCCCGCTGATGTGGGAAAAACGCCGCAGCGAAGGGCGCAGCTGGCTTGGGTACGGACTTGCAGCGCTCGCAGGAGCTGGGACGATTTTTGGCGCTATGTCGGCAGGGTGGATCGGTTAG
- a CDS encoding DUF4199 domain-containing protein has product MLRAMVIYGVMSGVLVILAMLAGITTGGNASFFASEYFGYLIMIVGMSMIFVGIKRHRDLEFGGVISFLPAFGMGLGISAIAAVMYVAVWEAYLASTDFRFIHDYTAGLIEAKQANGADARTMASFIAEMEELKTSYAKPHHRLPMTFMEIFPVGFIISLISAALLQNPKILPAR; this is encoded by the coding sequence ATGTTGAGAGCAATGGTAATTTACGGCGTCATGTCTGGCGTGTTGGTCATATTGGCGATGCTGGCTGGCATCACCACAGGCGGTAATGCCAGCTTTTTCGCCAGCGAATATTTTGGCTATTTGATAATGATTGTCGGCATGTCGATGATCTTTGTCGGTATTAAACGCCATCGCGATTTAGAGTTCGGAGGAGTGATCAGCTTCCTCCCAGCTTTCGGAATGGGTTTGGGCATCTCTGCCATAGCAGCGGTGATGTATGTCGCGGTTTGGGAAGCCTATCTCGCAAGCACCGATTTCAGATTCATACATGATTACACTGCAGGATTGATCGAAGCGAAACAGGCAAACGGCGCTGACGCGCGAACCATGGCCTCATTCATCGCAGAAATGGAGGAGCTGAAAACCTCGTACGCAAAGCCGCACCACCGCTTGCCGATGACATTCATGGAAATCTTCCCGGTCGGTTTCATAATTTCATTGATCTCAGCCGCCCTTCTTCAAAATCCAAAGATTCTGCCCGCACGCTAA
- the mutM gene encoding bifunctional DNA-formamidopyrimidine glycosylase/DNA-(apurinic or apyrimidinic site) lyase codes for MPELPEVETTVRGLAKFLDGERIERVTLNRPDMRKPFPTDLVQMVTGATVTGLGRRAKYGLIHTDRNTTLIFHLGMSGRWRIDPEQPDKHDHLVIGTADHQFALCDPRRFGWVDLVATNALDEWPSIASLGPEPLGPDLTVAHLKQAIKGRSQSIKLLLLDQRIVAGLGNIYVCEALYRAGIRPTKAGGKVSAPMLARLIPQIVAVLQQSIKDGGSSLRDYAQPDGELGYFATRFAVYGREGEPCDRSDGGTIRRIEQGGRSTWYCPKCQK; via the coding sequence ATGCCTGAATTACCAGAAGTCGAGACAACGGTTCGCGGCCTTGCGAAGTTCCTGGATGGAGAGCGAATCGAGCGGGTCACGCTCAATCGCCCTGATATGCGCAAGCCCTTCCCCACTGATTTGGTCCAGATGGTGACCGGTGCGACTGTAACGGGGTTGGGCCGCCGCGCAAAATATGGTCTGATCCATACCGACCGCAATACGACACTCATATTCCATCTTGGTATGAGCGGCCGCTGGCGGATCGATCCGGAACAGCCCGACAAGCACGATCATCTGGTGATCGGTACTGCGGATCATCAGTTTGCGCTGTGTGATCCACGGCGGTTTGGCTGGGTCGATCTGGTTGCTACCAACGCATTGGACGAGTGGCCGTCCATTGCATCGCTTGGCCCGGAGCCTCTCGGGCCTGATTTGACCGTCGCCCATTTGAAACAGGCCATCAAAGGCAGGTCGCAATCGATCAAACTGCTTTTGCTCGATCAGCGGATCGTGGCCGGTCTCGGCAATATATATGTATGCGAAGCGCTTTATCGGGCCGGTATTCGCCCGACCAAAGCTGGCGGCAAAGTGTCGGCACCGATGCTGGCTAGGTTAATCCCCCAAATCGTTGCAGTGCTTCAGCAATCGATCAAAGATGGCGGATCATCGTTAAGAGACTACGCGCAGCCTGACGGCGAGCTCGGCTATTTCGCAACCCGCTTTGCCGTATATGGACGCGAGGGCGAGCCATGTGACAGGAGCGATGGCGGAACAATCCGGCGAATCGAGCAAGGCGGGCGCAGTACGTGGTATTGCCCGAAATGTCAGAAGTGA
- a CDS encoding class I SAM-dependent methyltransferase has product MSDTVSFGYKDVDVSEKTELVGEVFSKVAAKYDLMNDVMSGGMHRVWKDRFVRRVKPQHGEKILDMAGGTGDIAFRMAEHGADVTISDINQEMLDVGIERAMERGIDGLVWSRQNAEELDISSRTYDAYTIVFGIRNVTHIDKALKEAHRVLKHGGRFYCMEFSTTEWPGFKEIYDVYSHKVMPQMGKLIAQDEESYRYLAESIRRFPPMPKFEQMIRDAGFSRTKVEPIFGGAVAIHSGWKI; this is encoded by the coding sequence ATGAGCGATACAGTTTCTTTCGGCTACAAAGACGTCGATGTCAGCGAGAAGACCGAGCTGGTGGGTGAAGTCTTTTCCAAAGTCGCCGCCAAATATGATCTTATGAACGATGTTATGTCGGGCGGGATGCACCGTGTGTGGAAAGACCGGTTTGTCCGCCGCGTAAAACCGCAACATGGCGAGAAAATCCTCGATATGGCGGGCGGCACAGGCGACATTGCCTTCCGCATGGCGGAGCACGGCGCGGATGTGACAATATCCGATATCAATCAGGAAATGCTCGATGTCGGCATTGAGCGCGCGATGGAGCGCGGCATTGATGGCCTGGTATGGTCGCGCCAAAATGCGGAGGAGCTCGATATCTCCTCGCGCACCTATGACGCTTATACCATCGTCTTCGGCATCCGGAATGTCACACATATCGACAAGGCACTAAAGGAAGCGCACCGCGTATTGAAACATGGCGGGCGGTTTTACTGCATGGAATTCTCGACCACGGAATGGCCCGGCTTCAAGGAAATCTACGACGTCTATTCGCATAAGGTCATGCCGCAGATGGGCAAACTGATCGCGCAGGACGAGGAAAGCTATCGCTATCTCGCCGAATCGATCCGCCGCTTCCCGCCCATGCCGAAATTCGAACAGATGATCCGCGATGCAGGCTTTAGCCGGACCAAGGTAGAGCCGATTTTCGGCGGTGCGGTTGCAATCCATTCGGGTTGGAAGATCTGA
- a CDS encoding DUF4345 family protein encodes MRLFLTAIIFLGGLLFCFIGLGFLISPESQGADFGISATSNTGIGAIRGDMTAFFMISGLSMLYGAWKRNGDILLIPAFMMGCALLGRLITMFTHGTDDQFFQPMMVEAVIVVVTLLGSRILPHSVADGIADGD; translated from the coding sequence ATGCGATTATTTCTGACGGCGATCATCTTTTTGGGCGGACTGCTTTTCTGCTTTATCGGCTTGGGATTCCTGATCTCACCCGAATCGCAGGGTGCAGATTTTGGCATCAGCGCGACCAGCAACACCGGGATTGGTGCCATACGCGGCGACATGACTGCATTTTTCATGATTTCCGGTCTGTCGATGCTTTACGGCGCGTGGAAGCGCAATGGCGACATCTTGCTGATCCCGGCATTTATGATGGGATGCGCACTGCTTGGGCGGCTCATAACGATGTTCACCCACGGGACTGATGATCAATTTTTTCAGCCGATGATGGTGGAAGCCGTGATTGTAGTTGTTACACTATTGGGCAGCAGAATCCTCCCGCATTCCGTTGCCGATGGCATCGCCGATGGTGACTAA
- a CDS encoding NAD-dependent deacylase: protein MGGNRNIVILTGAGVSAESGIDTFRDGGGLWEQHRVEDVATPEAFQRDPDLVLRFYDKRREAVQTKEPNAAHNALARLEAKWGGDVLIVTQNVDDLHERAGAKNVLHMHGELLNAWCTACDARSRWTRPMIDRPACPACSASALRPDIVWFGEMPYRMEEIYGALRQADLFVSIGTSGAVYPAAGFVRDARELGVETLELNLERSEGSSWFDETRLGPATEIVPAWVDEVLAQALESGIR, encoded by the coding sequence ATGGGCGGTAACCGCAATATTGTGATTTTGACCGGCGCTGGTGTGAGTGCTGAAAGCGGTATCGATACGTTCAGAGACGGCGGAGGGCTGTGGGAGCAGCACCGCGTTGAAGATGTTGCGACGCCTGAGGCATTTCAACGCGACCCCGATCTGGTGCTACGTTTTTACGATAAGCGGCGCGAGGCTGTTCAAACGAAGGAGCCCAATGCCGCCCACAATGCGCTGGCGCGACTGGAAGCGAAATGGGGTGGCGATGTCCTGATCGTCACGCAGAACGTCGATGATCTGCATGAGCGCGCCGGTGCCAAGAATGTCCTGCATATGCATGGCGAATTGCTCAACGCATGGTGCACCGCCTGCGATGCACGCTCGCGCTGGACTCGGCCCATGATCGATCGGCCAGCATGTCCTGCATGCAGCGCTTCCGCGCTTCGCCCTGATATCGTTTGGTTTGGTGAAATGCCGTACCGGATGGAAGAAATATACGGAGCGCTGCGGCAAGCCGATCTGTTCGTCTCGATCGGAACATCGGGTGCGGTCTATCCGGCGGCAGGTTTTGTCCGCGACGCCCGAGAGTTGGGGGTCGAAACTCTGGAACTCAATCTGGAGCGGAGCGAGGGGTCGAGTTGGTTCGATGAAACGCGGCTTGGTCCGGCGACTGAGATTGTCCCGGCTTGGGTGGATGAAGTGTTGGCGCAAGCGCTCGAAAGCGGGATTCGGTAG
- a CDS encoding HesA/MoeB/ThiF family protein — MSLSPERLDRFARHIVIPEIGGAGQVALADAQITVVGLGGIGSPALQYLAGAGIGRLTLIDNGDVELSNLQRQTIYTQRDIGHSKAVAARRWLANFDTHIAVDVRDDRITGDNVRAILEGSQLVLDGTDNFATRLAVSDACVAMDIPLLSAAVGRFQGQVAAFAGHLPDHACYRCYVGDAFDADDCDTCADDGMLGAMAGWAGSFAAMQAIRILLDGKSALGDPGWGKLHMLDGLKPAMRTLTISKDPECRACSQA, encoded by the coding sequence ATGAGCCTCTCACCCGAACGTCTCGACCGTTTTGCGCGTCATATCGTGATCCCTGAGATCGGCGGTGCAGGTCAGGTTGCGCTCGCCGATGCGCAAATTACCGTGGTCGGGCTTGGCGGTATTGGCAGTCCCGCATTGCAATATCTGGCGGGCGCGGGGATAGGGCGGCTGACGCTGATCGATAATGGCGATGTCGAATTGTCGAATCTCCAGCGCCAGACCATCTACACACAACGGGACATTGGGCATTCGAAGGCAGTCGCAGCACGTCGGTGGCTCGCCAATTTTGACACGCATATTGCTGTTGATGTTCGCGATGACCGGATCACCGGAGACAATGTCCGCGCGATATTGGAAGGCTCTCAGCTGGTCCTCGACGGGACCGATAATTTCGCGACTCGCCTCGCGGTGTCGGATGCCTGCGTCGCGATGGATATTCCGCTCCTCAGCGCCGCGGTAGGGCGCTTCCAAGGACAAGTCGCTGCCTTCGCCGGACATCTGCCGGATCACGCCTGCTACCGCTGTTATGTCGGCGATGCATTCGACGCCGATGATTGCGACACTTGTGCGGATGACGGCATGCTCGGCGCGATGGCCGGATGGGCAGGCAGCTTTGCCGCGATGCAAGCAATACGCATTCTACTGGATGGTAAATCCGCATTGGGCGACCCGGGCTGGGGCAAGCTCCATATGCTCGACGGGCTCAAGCCAGCGATGCGGACGCTGACAATTTCGAAGGATCCGGAGTGCCGGGCTTGCTCACAAGCATAG